The proteins below are encoded in one region of Vicinamibacteria bacterium:
- a CDS encoding class II glutamine amidotransferase gives MYGFRANEPTKVECSLAHAQNALLLQSRSDMFGRAHADGWGLAFYRNGGASLAVERRERAAYEDLHFSATAERVYATTVVAHVRRATVGGPAAANTHPFREGSWIFAHNGTVNDFAQIEGRLAAETDPDLNALRRGTTDSERAFLWILSRMRREGIDLDADDGQDVDVGRVGELVSASVLRLSSMARSSKLNFLLTNGRVMVASRFGNSLYLLERDGVRDCEICGIPHVHHDAKHRYRAVIVASEPITHEHWVEVPDAHLVGIERDLSLSVEPMS, from the coding sequence TTGTACGGTTTCCGCGCGAACGAGCCCACCAAGGTCGAATGCAGCCTCGCGCATGCGCAGAACGCCCTCTTACTCCAGAGTCGGTCCGACATGTTCGGCCGCGCTCATGCCGACGGATGGGGATTGGCGTTCTATCGGAACGGCGGAGCGTCCTTGGCGGTCGAGCGGCGCGAGCGAGCCGCGTACGAAGACCTTCATTTCAGCGCCACCGCCGAGCGCGTCTATGCCACGACGGTGGTCGCGCACGTGCGGCGTGCCACCGTGGGAGGGCCGGCCGCGGCCAACACCCATCCGTTTCGCGAAGGCTCTTGGATCTTCGCGCACAACGGGACGGTTAACGATTTCGCCCAGATCGAGGGACGGCTCGCAGCCGAGACCGATCCCGACTTGAATGCGCTCCGGCGCGGCACGACGGATAGCGAGCGAGCTTTTCTCTGGATCCTTTCTCGAATGCGCCGTGAGGGTATCGACCTCGACGCCGATGATGGCCAGGACGTCGACGTCGGGAGAGTCGGAGAGCTCGTGAGCGCGTCGGTACTTCGCCTGAGCTCGATGGCGCGAAGCTCGAAGCTCAACTTCCTTCTGACCAACGGCCGGGTGATGGTGGCCTCCCGGTTTGGAAACTCCCTGTACCTGCTCGAACGAGACGGCGTGCGCGACTGCGAGATCTGCGGCATCCCGCACGTGCATCACGACGCCAAGCACCGCTATCGTGCCGTCATCGTCGCGTCCGAGCCGATAACCCACGAGCACTGGGTCGAAGTCCCCGATGCCCACCTCGTGGGCATCGAACGCGATCTATCGTTGTCGGTCGAGCCGATGTCATGA
- a CDS encoding hemerythrin domain-containing protein: MGALQEAFLRDHRVLTRGLTELVDLVEEDRFREAAVRAWELDAAAGAHIEFEEARFYPEVEKARGAAYVDTLYDEHQSGVEAIRALEELDTSDAVDPEQKELILKHLRRALQHAVSCGTLLSHVTTMGEEDQRDLLDALEGFRKKGRRWTQLERRRR; the protein is encoded by the coding sequence ATGGGTGCATTGCAGGAGGCTTTCCTACGGGACCATCGGGTGCTGACGCGCGGGTTGACGGAGCTCGTCGATCTCGTCGAGGAAGACCGCTTTCGCGAAGCGGCCGTTCGGGCGTGGGAGCTCGACGCGGCGGCCGGAGCACACATCGAGTTCGAGGAGGCGCGCTTCTATCCGGAGGTCGAGAAGGCACGCGGCGCGGCATATGTCGATACCTTGTACGACGAGCACCAATCCGGGGTCGAAGCCATTCGCGCTCTCGAGGAGCTTGACACCAGCGACGCGGTCGATCCGGAGCAAAAGGAGCTCATTCTGAAACACCTGCGCCGGGCGCTCCAGCATGCCGTCAGCTGCGGCACGTTGTTGAGCCACGTCACGACCATGGGCGAGGAAGATCAGCGGGACCTGCTCGACGCTTTGGAAGGGTTTCGCAAAAAGGGCCGCCGCTGGACGCAGCTCGAGCGCCGTCGCCGATAA